From a region of the Tachysurus fulvidraco isolate hzauxx_2018 chromosome 5, HZAU_PFXX_2.0, whole genome shotgun sequence genome:
- the tnrc6c2 gene encoding trinucleotide repeat-containing gene 6C protein isoform X1 has translation MEVLNGHQHGSKVLPNQSGLEAQHENFLRGDQTTSRSIRTDRNRVIIDDKDTKRSSESLECVVDADTSTFVNSSMSMATGASQHSHYPISKASVNHSSSMFSSPSGPNRGWVSEGKTDLSMGTRGQSNWGSSNINLNPSANPAAWPILGHEGPGVGTRPGGIGGSNSVSSNVCGPGGIAPIQGTNGNGNLVGDCAWGNPDTPEQHQSPKSMTFSMEPPNLKTDGLNTKAEPMSPVDGWGRNMSQSPTEPTTGDGTARWGKGDTKSGESKDSGWDSGGISSWGQGGGDANWGHWNKQSGTEGAGWDTNDGPIQESMNSWGTDAPGSEGSKDSNEGRDGQRERSSSMDVPLLPRPDLDPRVLCNSGWGQTPVLQHTVWEMDEKLGAKDDGGTEAWGTSSNAPSTGSPPQAGCANTKLNVPPRMDSGSKSEALSRVMSTPRWGGSSSPTNQASTGWAEPPANKKVSNGSVGSWGEPMPDGPSTNSSGGQFWGSQDKSSNWDDGPSQVKSQPGGNGPSSSSGWGNCASGDWGEPSEGKMEGSRSSSWDGDGGSWKESQKGWGKAAPLGGENCRDSQHTNGPVQGWGGKSPQEPMGSWGGPNSLKPSGSSWRSAGRQDPGDESTGWEEPSPSSIRRKMEIDDGTSTWGDPNSYRACVNMWDRNNPSSQGNPSNNGGNSINHTGPNHHSHGQTPKHSDGNNGPSNQLGPSQNRMPKMNPGWGELPNIQPKSEFRGEPDSSNPTVDNGTTAWGKSPKAAGVWGENSHESTGSFSRGSGTSKAAPKSMQDSWGSGGEEIGITGSQWDAEDGDMWTSPTSQDNTSSSSSWNQPKKGVQKGKMPTKQDEVWIMNRLIKQLTDMGFPRDPAEEALRSNNMNLDQAMSALLEKKSDGDKRGMRTLLCRPPNLSKDLSLDRNTFLDKDGGLSDDTPTSPFIHSPGLKLTNSSLPSHGMGGVSPGLMQNLNSRQMNGMFGSNGAAQSRAPPPQALNSTHHPPLRAQVPQFLSPQVQAQLLQFAAKNIGLNPALLTSPINPQQMTLLYQLQQLQMAYQRLQIQQQMMQAQRNVSGSIRQQEQQVARTISNMQQQIQQHQRQLAQALLMKQQQHQASSSHSYSSLGKPNLDTFPGNSQASTGLSLSDLHTKEPHTSPSSFSQYPLSGMNGSVGVSCMDALKDTQPQPQSRLSQWTHTSSIDSISTTTSPSAPSSSHAANIKPVMEDSFSAYNLMSSCQSPSSPMGAPESWPPGKNTNDKMANGTNVNWPPEFCPGVPWKGLQNIDPESDPNVTPGSVSGCPTINTNIQDVNRYLLRDRNGGKLLDMKSTWSTGSVSHTQASLSNEMWKIPVSGRSSGTVPRPPPGLTNNKHNNNWTPGPLSNSWSRDYSSESTGWTSDSSSRTSSWLVLRNLTPQIDGSTLRTLCMQHGPLITFHLSLPQGNALVRYSSKEEAAKAQKSLHMCVLGNTTILAEFAGEEEVTRFFSQAQSFPPSGSSSHPTLGQWGTSTTKGGGNPGGGSNGAGAELLWGGVQQTYSSLWGPINGEESRVMGSPVPVNTLLPGDLLNGENM, from the exons TGCTGCCCAATCAGAGTGGCCTGGAAGCCCAGCATGAGAATTTTCTCCGTGGCGACCAAACCACATCCCGCAGCATCCGTACCGATCGCAATCGAGTGATCATTGATGACAAGGACACTAAACGTTCTTCAGAATCATTAGAATGTGTCGTGGATGCTGACACATCAACGTTCGTGAATAGCAGCATGAGTATGGCTACAGGAGCTAGCCAGCACAGTCACTACCCAATCAGCAAAGCAAGTGTTAATCACTCCTCGAGTATGTTCTCTAGTCCTAGTGGCCCCAACAGGGGTTGGGTCTCTGAGGGCAAAACCGATTTGTCCATGGGTACCAGAGGCCAGTCTAATTGGGGCTCTTCAAATATAAACCTGAACCCCAGCGCTAACCCTGCCGCATGGCCCATACTTGGACATGAGGGGCCTGGGGTGGGGACCAGGCCTGGGGGTATCGGTGGGTCAAATTCAGTCTCATCCAATGTCTGTGGTCCAGGGGGCATCGCACCAATTCAAGGCACCAATGGAAATGGAAACCTTGTAGGAGACTGTGCTTGGGGAAATCCAGACACTCCAGAGCAGCACCAATCCCCAAAAAGCATGACTTTCAGCATGGAGCCCCCAAACCTTAAAACCGATGGACTGAACACTAAAGCAGAGCCCATGAGCCCTGTGGATGGTTGGGGGCGAAATATGAGTCAGTCTCCCACTGAGCCAACCACTGGAGATGGTACTGCTCGGTGGGGTAAAGGAGACACGAAGAGTGGAGAATCCAAAGACTCTGGCTGGGATTCTGGTGGCATCTCCTCTTGGGGGCAGGGGGGAGGTGATGCAAACTGGGGCCACTGGAACAAACAGTCAGGCACAGAAGGTGCTGGGTGGGATACAAATGATGGTCCCATTCAAGAGTCAATGAATTCCTGGGGGACTGATGCTCCAGGCAGTGAAGGTAGCAAGGACAGCAATGAAGGACGTGACGGGCAGCGTGAAAGGTCCTCCAGTATGGATGTTCCACTTCTGCCTAGACCGGACCTAGATCCTCGTGTGCTGTGCAATTCTGGCTGGGGTCAAACCCCTGTTCTGCAGCACACAGTCTGGGAAATGGACGAAAAACTTGGGGCCAAGGATGATGGTGGCACTGAAGCTTGGGGTACTTCCTCTAATGCACCTTCAACTGGATCACCACCTCAAGCAGGATGTGCCAACACCAAACTAAATGTGCCTCCTAGGATGGACTCTGGGAGCAAGTCTGAGGCGCTTTCTCGGGTTATGTCAACACCACGCTGGGGAGGATCATCCTCACCAACAAATCAGGCAAGCACTGGGTGGGCAGAGCCACCTGCTAATAAGAAAGTGTCCAATGGCTCTGTTGGTAGTTGGGGAGAGCCAATGCCAGATGGCCCCAGCACCAACAGTTCAGGTGGCCAGTTTTGGGGCTCACAGGACAAATCTTCAAACTGGGATGATGGTCCTTCCCAAGTAAAGTCACAACCTGGAGGAAACGGGCCTAGTTCTTCCTCGGGGTGGGGTAATTGTGCAAGTGGAGATTGGGGAGAGCCTTCAGAAGGAAAGATGGAAGGTTCTCGTAGTTCCTCTTGGGATGGAGATGGCGGGAGCTGGAAGGAATCCCAGAAGGGCTGGGGAAAAGCAGCTCCACTGGGAGGTGAAAACTGTCGTGACTCCCAACACACAAATGGTCCTGTACAGGGTTGGGGTGGAAAGAGTCCTCAAGAGCCCATGGGGTCTTGGGGTGGCCCAAATTCTTTGAAGCCGAGTGGTTCTAGCTGGAGGTCTGCAGGAAGGCAGGATCCAGGGGATGAGTCTACAGGCTGGGAAGAACCTTCCCCTTCGTCAATTCGAAGGAAAATGGAAATtgatgatggaacctccacttGGGGAGATCCAAATTCCTACAGGGCCTGTGTAAATATGTGGGACAGAAATAACCCCTCCTCCCAGGGCAACCCCAGCAACAACGGAGGTAACAGCATCAACCATACAGGTCCAAACCACCATAGCCACGGTCAGACCCCGAAGCACTCCGATGGCAACAATGGTCCATCTAACCAGCTAGGACCTTCACAAAACAGGATGCCCAAGATGAATCCAG GCTGGGGGGAACTCCCCAACATTCAGCCCAAATCTGAGTTCCGCGGAGAACCGGATTCCTCGAACCCCACAGTGGATAACGGCACCACAGCATGGGGGAAGTCGCCCAAAGCTGCTGGAGTCTGGGGAGAAAACAGCCACGAATCCACTGGATCCTTTAGCAGAGGCTCAGGAACCTCCAAAGCAG cccCCAAATCTATGCAGGACAGCTGGGGGTCCGGCGGGGAGGAGATCGGCATTACCGGCAGCCAGTGGGATGCTGAGGATGGGGACATGTGGACCAGCCCCACCTCCCAGGACAACACTTCTTCCTCTAGTTCTTGGAACCAGCCCAAGAAAGGAGTACAGAAG ggGAAAATGCCAACCAAACAGGATGAAGTTTGGATCATGAACCGACTGATTAAACAGCTCACAGACATGGGCTTCCCT AGGGATCCTGCAGAGGAGGCACTGAGAAGTAACAACATGAATCTAGACCAAGCTATGA GCGCTCTGCTAGAGAAAAAGAGCGATGGAGATAAACGAGGGATGAGGACGCTGTTGTGTCGCCCCCCTAACCTCTCAAAAGACTTGTCACTGGACCGAAACACCTTTCTAGACAAG GACGGTGGATTATCAGATGACACGCCCACATCACCCTTTATTCATTCTCCTGGCCTCAAACTGACCAATAGCAGCCTTCCTAGCCATGGCATGGGCGGAGTCTCACCAGGACTAATGCAAAACCTAAACAGTAGACAG ATGAACGGAATGTTTGGCAGTAATGGAGCAGCACAATCCAGGGCTCCACCCCCTCAAGCACTAAACTCCACCCATCATCCCCCACTACGTGCTCAAGTGCCTCAGTTTCTCTCCCCTCAG GTTCAAGCGCAGCTCTTACAGTTTGCAGCAAAAAACATTGGCCTGAATCCTGCACTTTTAACTTCACCGATAAACCCTCAGCAGATGACCCTGCTTTACCAACTCCAACAACTGCAGATg gcATATCAGCGTTTGCAGATTCAGCAGCAGATGATGCAAGCTCAGCGAAATGTTTCTGGTTCCATTAGACAACAGGAGCAGCAA GTTGCACGTACAATCTCCAACATGCAGCAGCAGATTCAGCAGCACCAGAGGCAGTTAGCTCAGGCCTTGTTgatgaagcagcagcagcaccaggCCTCGTCCTCTCACTCTTACTCCAGCCTCGGCAAGCCAAACCTGGACACCTTCCCAGGAAACTCCCAGGCTTCGACAGGCCTGTCCCTGTCAGACCTGCACACCAAAGAGCCGCACACGTCTCCGAGCTCCTTCAGCCAGTATCCTCTGT ctggaATGAATGGGAGTGTAGGTGTGAGCTGCATGGACGCTCTGAAGGACACTCAGCCTCAGCCTCAGTCTCGTTTGTCCCAGTGGACTCACACCAGCTCCATCGACTCCATCAGCACCACCACCAGCCCCA gtGCTCCGTCCTCGAGCCACGCTGCCAACATTAAACCTGTGATGGAGGATTCTTTTAGTGCTTATAACCTGATGTCCAGCTGCCAATCTCCCAGCAGCCCCATGGGGGCACCAGAGAGCTGGCCACCGGGCAAAAACACTAATGACAAAATGGCCAACGGGACAAATGTCAACTGGCCTCCAG AGTTTTGTCCAGGAGTTCCCTGGAAAGGTCTGCAGAATATCGACCCCGAGTCTGACCCCAACGTGACCCCAGGAAGTGTTTCTGGCTGCCCCACTATCAACACCAACATTCAGGACGTTAACCGTTACCTGCTCCGGGACAGGAATGGAG GTAAACTGTTAGACATGAAGTCCACCTGGTCCACAggttctgtctcacacactcaggcTTCACTGTCTAATGAGATGTGGAAGATCCCTGTGAGTGGGCGGAGCTCTGGAACTGTGCCCCGCCCCCCGCCTGGCCTCactaataacaaacacaacaacaactgGACACCTGGACCACTGAGCAACAGCTGGAGCAGAGACTACAGCTCAG AGAGCACTGGTTGGACCTCAGATAGCTCCAGCAGGACCAGTAGCTGGCTGGTGTTGCGTAATCTCACTCCTCAG attGATGGTTCCACCCTGAGGACACTGTGTATGCAGCACGGTCCTCTCATTACGTTCCACCTCAGTCTGCCACAGGGGAACGCGCTGGTGCGCTACAGCTCTAAGGAGGAAGCAGCTAAAGCTCAGAAATCCCTGCacat GTGCGTTCTGGGTAACACTACCATCTTGGCGGAGTTTGCCGGAGAGGAGGAAGTGACTCGTTTTTTCTCTCAGGCTCAGTCGTTCCCACCCTCTGGCAGCTCCTCCCACCCCACCTTGGGGCAATGGGGCACATCAACCACCAAGGGAGGTGGTAACCCAGGGGGTGGATCTAACGGGGCTGGGGCGGAGCTGCTGTGGGGCGGAGTCCAGCAGACGTACTCCAGTTTATGGGGGCCAATCAATGGGGAGGAGAGTCGAGTGATGGGAAGTCCTGTCCCTGTGAACACGCTGCTCCCTGGAGACCTGCTGAATGGAGAGAACATGTAg
- the tnrc6c2 gene encoding trinucleotide repeat-containing gene 6C protein isoform X2: protein MSMATGASQHSHYPISKASVNHSSSMFSSPSGPNRGWVSEGKTDLSMGTRGQSNWGSSNINLNPSANPAAWPILGHEGPGVGTRPGGIGGSNSVSSNVCGPGGIAPIQGTNGNGNLVGDCAWGNPDTPEQHQSPKSMTFSMEPPNLKTDGLNTKAEPMSPVDGWGRNMSQSPTEPTTGDGTARWGKGDTKSGESKDSGWDSGGISSWGQGGGDANWGHWNKQSGTEGAGWDTNDGPIQESMNSWGTDAPGSEGSKDSNEGRDGQRERSSSMDVPLLPRPDLDPRVLCNSGWGQTPVLQHTVWEMDEKLGAKDDGGTEAWGTSSNAPSTGSPPQAGCANTKLNVPPRMDSGSKSEALSRVMSTPRWGGSSSPTNQASTGWAEPPANKKVSNGSVGSWGEPMPDGPSTNSSGGQFWGSQDKSSNWDDGPSQVKSQPGGNGPSSSSGWGNCASGDWGEPSEGKMEGSRSSSWDGDGGSWKESQKGWGKAAPLGGENCRDSQHTNGPVQGWGGKSPQEPMGSWGGPNSLKPSGSSWRSAGRQDPGDESTGWEEPSPSSIRRKMEIDDGTSTWGDPNSYRACVNMWDRNNPSSQGNPSNNGGNSINHTGPNHHSHGQTPKHSDGNNGPSNQLGPSQNRMPKMNPGWGELPNIQPKSEFRGEPDSSNPTVDNGTTAWGKSPKAAGVWGENSHESTGSFSRGSGTSKAAPKSMQDSWGSGGEEIGITGSQWDAEDGDMWTSPTSQDNTSSSSSWNQPKKGVQKGKMPTKQDEVWIMNRLIKQLTDMGFPRDPAEEALRSNNMNLDQAMSALLEKKSDGDKRGMRTLLCRPPNLSKDLSLDRNTFLDKDGGLSDDTPTSPFIHSPGLKLTNSSLPSHGMGGVSPGLMQNLNSRQMNGMFGSNGAAQSRAPPPQALNSTHHPPLRAQVPQFLSPQVQAQLLQFAAKNIGLNPALLTSPINPQQMTLLYQLQQLQMAYQRLQIQQQMMQAQRNVSGSIRQQEQQVARTISNMQQQIQQHQRQLAQALLMKQQQHQASSSHSYSSLGKPNLDTFPGNSQASTGLSLSDLHTKEPHTSPSSFSQYPLSGMNGSVGVSCMDALKDTQPQPQSRLSQWTHTSSIDSISTTTSPSAPSSSHAANIKPVMEDSFSAYNLMSSCQSPSSPMGAPESWPPGKNTNDKMANGTNVNWPPEFCPGVPWKGLQNIDPESDPNVTPGSVSGCPTINTNIQDVNRYLLRDRNGGKLLDMKSTWSTGSVSHTQASLSNEMWKIPVSGRSSGTVPRPPPGLTNNKHNNNWTPGPLSNSWSRDYSSESTGWTSDSSSRTSSWLVLRNLTPQIDGSTLRTLCMQHGPLITFHLSLPQGNALVRYSSKEEAAKAQKSLHMCVLGNTTILAEFAGEEEVTRFFSQAQSFPPSGSSSHPTLGQWGTSTTKGGGNPGGGSNGAGAELLWGGVQQTYSSLWGPINGEESRVMGSPVPVNTLLPGDLLNGENM from the exons ATGAGTATGGCTACAGGAGCTAGCCAGCACAGTCACTACCCAATCAGCAAAGCAAGTGTTAATCACTCCTCGAGTATGTTCTCTAGTCCTAGTGGCCCCAACAGGGGTTGGGTCTCTGAGGGCAAAACCGATTTGTCCATGGGTACCAGAGGCCAGTCTAATTGGGGCTCTTCAAATATAAACCTGAACCCCAGCGCTAACCCTGCCGCATGGCCCATACTTGGACATGAGGGGCCTGGGGTGGGGACCAGGCCTGGGGGTATCGGTGGGTCAAATTCAGTCTCATCCAATGTCTGTGGTCCAGGGGGCATCGCACCAATTCAAGGCACCAATGGAAATGGAAACCTTGTAGGAGACTGTGCTTGGGGAAATCCAGACACTCCAGAGCAGCACCAATCCCCAAAAAGCATGACTTTCAGCATGGAGCCCCCAAACCTTAAAACCGATGGACTGAACACTAAAGCAGAGCCCATGAGCCCTGTGGATGGTTGGGGGCGAAATATGAGTCAGTCTCCCACTGAGCCAACCACTGGAGATGGTACTGCTCGGTGGGGTAAAGGAGACACGAAGAGTGGAGAATCCAAAGACTCTGGCTGGGATTCTGGTGGCATCTCCTCTTGGGGGCAGGGGGGAGGTGATGCAAACTGGGGCCACTGGAACAAACAGTCAGGCACAGAAGGTGCTGGGTGGGATACAAATGATGGTCCCATTCAAGAGTCAATGAATTCCTGGGGGACTGATGCTCCAGGCAGTGAAGGTAGCAAGGACAGCAATGAAGGACGTGACGGGCAGCGTGAAAGGTCCTCCAGTATGGATGTTCCACTTCTGCCTAGACCGGACCTAGATCCTCGTGTGCTGTGCAATTCTGGCTGGGGTCAAACCCCTGTTCTGCAGCACACAGTCTGGGAAATGGACGAAAAACTTGGGGCCAAGGATGATGGTGGCACTGAAGCTTGGGGTACTTCCTCTAATGCACCTTCAACTGGATCACCACCTCAAGCAGGATGTGCCAACACCAAACTAAATGTGCCTCCTAGGATGGACTCTGGGAGCAAGTCTGAGGCGCTTTCTCGGGTTATGTCAACACCACGCTGGGGAGGATCATCCTCACCAACAAATCAGGCAAGCACTGGGTGGGCAGAGCCACCTGCTAATAAGAAAGTGTCCAATGGCTCTGTTGGTAGTTGGGGAGAGCCAATGCCAGATGGCCCCAGCACCAACAGTTCAGGTGGCCAGTTTTGGGGCTCACAGGACAAATCTTCAAACTGGGATGATGGTCCTTCCCAAGTAAAGTCACAACCTGGAGGAAACGGGCCTAGTTCTTCCTCGGGGTGGGGTAATTGTGCAAGTGGAGATTGGGGAGAGCCTTCAGAAGGAAAGATGGAAGGTTCTCGTAGTTCCTCTTGGGATGGAGATGGCGGGAGCTGGAAGGAATCCCAGAAGGGCTGGGGAAAAGCAGCTCCACTGGGAGGTGAAAACTGTCGTGACTCCCAACACACAAATGGTCCTGTACAGGGTTGGGGTGGAAAGAGTCCTCAAGAGCCCATGGGGTCTTGGGGTGGCCCAAATTCTTTGAAGCCGAGTGGTTCTAGCTGGAGGTCTGCAGGAAGGCAGGATCCAGGGGATGAGTCTACAGGCTGGGAAGAACCTTCCCCTTCGTCAATTCGAAGGAAAATGGAAATtgatgatggaacctccacttGGGGAGATCCAAATTCCTACAGGGCCTGTGTAAATATGTGGGACAGAAATAACCCCTCCTCCCAGGGCAACCCCAGCAACAACGGAGGTAACAGCATCAACCATACAGGTCCAAACCACCATAGCCACGGTCAGACCCCGAAGCACTCCGATGGCAACAATGGTCCATCTAACCAGCTAGGACCTTCACAAAACAGGATGCCCAAGATGAATCCAG GCTGGGGGGAACTCCCCAACATTCAGCCCAAATCTGAGTTCCGCGGAGAACCGGATTCCTCGAACCCCACAGTGGATAACGGCACCACAGCATGGGGGAAGTCGCCCAAAGCTGCTGGAGTCTGGGGAGAAAACAGCCACGAATCCACTGGATCCTTTAGCAGAGGCTCAGGAACCTCCAAAGCAG cccCCAAATCTATGCAGGACAGCTGGGGGTCCGGCGGGGAGGAGATCGGCATTACCGGCAGCCAGTGGGATGCTGAGGATGGGGACATGTGGACCAGCCCCACCTCCCAGGACAACACTTCTTCCTCTAGTTCTTGGAACCAGCCCAAGAAAGGAGTACAGAAG ggGAAAATGCCAACCAAACAGGATGAAGTTTGGATCATGAACCGACTGATTAAACAGCTCACAGACATGGGCTTCCCT AGGGATCCTGCAGAGGAGGCACTGAGAAGTAACAACATGAATCTAGACCAAGCTATGA GCGCTCTGCTAGAGAAAAAGAGCGATGGAGATAAACGAGGGATGAGGACGCTGTTGTGTCGCCCCCCTAACCTCTCAAAAGACTTGTCACTGGACCGAAACACCTTTCTAGACAAG GACGGTGGATTATCAGATGACACGCCCACATCACCCTTTATTCATTCTCCTGGCCTCAAACTGACCAATAGCAGCCTTCCTAGCCATGGCATGGGCGGAGTCTCACCAGGACTAATGCAAAACCTAAACAGTAGACAG ATGAACGGAATGTTTGGCAGTAATGGAGCAGCACAATCCAGGGCTCCACCCCCTCAAGCACTAAACTCCACCCATCATCCCCCACTACGTGCTCAAGTGCCTCAGTTTCTCTCCCCTCAG GTTCAAGCGCAGCTCTTACAGTTTGCAGCAAAAAACATTGGCCTGAATCCTGCACTTTTAACTTCACCGATAAACCCTCAGCAGATGACCCTGCTTTACCAACTCCAACAACTGCAGATg gcATATCAGCGTTTGCAGATTCAGCAGCAGATGATGCAAGCTCAGCGAAATGTTTCTGGTTCCATTAGACAACAGGAGCAGCAA GTTGCACGTACAATCTCCAACATGCAGCAGCAGATTCAGCAGCACCAGAGGCAGTTAGCTCAGGCCTTGTTgatgaagcagcagcagcaccaggCCTCGTCCTCTCACTCTTACTCCAGCCTCGGCAAGCCAAACCTGGACACCTTCCCAGGAAACTCCCAGGCTTCGACAGGCCTGTCCCTGTCAGACCTGCACACCAAAGAGCCGCACACGTCTCCGAGCTCCTTCAGCCAGTATCCTCTGT ctggaATGAATGGGAGTGTAGGTGTGAGCTGCATGGACGCTCTGAAGGACACTCAGCCTCAGCCTCAGTCTCGTTTGTCCCAGTGGACTCACACCAGCTCCATCGACTCCATCAGCACCACCACCAGCCCCA gtGCTCCGTCCTCGAGCCACGCTGCCAACATTAAACCTGTGATGGAGGATTCTTTTAGTGCTTATAACCTGATGTCCAGCTGCCAATCTCCCAGCAGCCCCATGGGGGCACCAGAGAGCTGGCCACCGGGCAAAAACACTAATGACAAAATGGCCAACGGGACAAATGTCAACTGGCCTCCAG AGTTTTGTCCAGGAGTTCCCTGGAAAGGTCTGCAGAATATCGACCCCGAGTCTGACCCCAACGTGACCCCAGGAAGTGTTTCTGGCTGCCCCACTATCAACACCAACATTCAGGACGTTAACCGTTACCTGCTCCGGGACAGGAATGGAG GTAAACTGTTAGACATGAAGTCCACCTGGTCCACAggttctgtctcacacactcaggcTTCACTGTCTAATGAGATGTGGAAGATCCCTGTGAGTGGGCGGAGCTCTGGAACTGTGCCCCGCCCCCCGCCTGGCCTCactaataacaaacacaacaacaactgGACACCTGGACCACTGAGCAACAGCTGGAGCAGAGACTACAGCTCAG AGAGCACTGGTTGGACCTCAGATAGCTCCAGCAGGACCAGTAGCTGGCTGGTGTTGCGTAATCTCACTCCTCAG attGATGGTTCCACCCTGAGGACACTGTGTATGCAGCACGGTCCTCTCATTACGTTCCACCTCAGTCTGCCACAGGGGAACGCGCTGGTGCGCTACAGCTCTAAGGAGGAAGCAGCTAAAGCTCAGAAATCCCTGCacat GTGCGTTCTGGGTAACACTACCATCTTGGCGGAGTTTGCCGGAGAGGAGGAAGTGACTCGTTTTTTCTCTCAGGCTCAGTCGTTCCCACCCTCTGGCAGCTCCTCCCACCCCACCTTGGGGCAATGGGGCACATCAACCACCAAGGGAGGTGGTAACCCAGGGGGTGGATCTAACGGGGCTGGGGCGGAGCTGCTGTGGGGCGGAGTCCAGCAGACGTACTCCAGTTTATGGGGGCCAATCAATGGGGAGGAGAGTCGAGTGATGGGAAGTCCTGTCCCTGTGAACACGCTGCTCCCTGGAGACCTGCTGAATGGAGAGAACATGTAg